A genomic stretch from Bifidobacterium sp. ESL0769 includes:
- a CDS encoding ABC transporter ATP-binding protein — translation MSEMNSENEKNDKLFEMQKEQGPILEVKDLKVDFTTGDKRAVHAVRDASFNVYPGQWVAIVGESGSGKSTSAMAVLGLLPGTGHVVGGSIKLEGEEISHYTRKQYEQILGDKMGLVPQDPMSNLNPVWRIGTQVEEALKANHMDISHEKRSKLAKALAGGEVAVKSEDDETFIGSRELPDLLKAAQAALAEAGVSGEKSKKKMDYFTAEWVPGSETRWRVADDLIKAGVSDDKAWGIAKQYVLGSTMTDRIAGLLQEAGLPDAATRARQYPHEFSGGMLQRALIAIGLACRPDLLIADEPTSALDVTVQKRILDHLHTLTDELGTAVLFITHDLGLAAERAQHIVVMYKGQVVESGPSLEVLQHPQHPYTKRLVAAAPSLASQRIISAKEHGENADSLMEHHVKGEETLEKSEHIITVSHLTKEFKLPRKKEMFKAVDDVSFSVKRGTTLAIVGESGSGKSTVANMVLKLLKPTSGTVTYEGKDISEFEGKSLLDFRRHVQPVFQNPYGSLDPMYSIYRSIEEPLRIHKIGDKKSREKRVRELLDLVKMPQSVMQRYPNELSGGQRQRIAVARAMALNPDVIVCDEAVSALDVLVQDQVLRLLNDLQAERGLSYLFITHDLAVVRQIADEVVVMQKGKLVEHATTDEVFEHPQKQYTKDLLDAIPGGHLKLGLD, via the coding sequence ATGAGCGAAATGAATAGCGAAAACGAAAAGAACGACAAACTCTTCGAAATGCAGAAGGAGCAGGGGCCGATTCTCGAGGTCAAGGACCTCAAGGTCGACTTCACCACCGGCGACAAGCGTGCGGTGCATGCGGTGCGCGACGCTTCCTTCAACGTTTACCCAGGCCAGTGGGTGGCAATCGTAGGCGAATCCGGTTCGGGCAAGTCCACTTCGGCCATGGCCGTTCTGGGTCTTCTTCCTGGCACCGGTCACGTGGTAGGCGGCTCCATCAAGCTAGAAGGCGAGGAGATCTCGCACTATACGCGCAAGCAGTATGAGCAGATTCTCGGCGACAAGATGGGCTTGGTCCCGCAGGACCCGATGAGCAACCTGAACCCTGTCTGGCGCATTGGCACCCAAGTGGAAGAGGCTTTGAAGGCCAACCACATGGACATCTCGCATGAGAAACGCTCGAAGCTGGCCAAGGCGTTGGCCGGCGGTGAAGTCGCGGTGAAAAGTGAGGACGACGAGACCTTCATCGGCTCCAGGGAACTTCCCGACCTGCTTAAGGCCGCGCAAGCCGCACTTGCTGAGGCCGGCGTAAGCGGTGAAAAATCCAAAAAGAAAATGGACTATTTCACCGCCGAATGGGTTCCCGGTTCGGAAACCCGCTGGCGCGTGGCCGATGACCTGATCAAGGCAGGCGTGAGTGACGACAAGGCCTGGGGAATCGCCAAGCAGTACGTGCTCGGCAGCACTATGACCGACCGCATCGCAGGCCTTCTTCAAGAGGCCGGATTGCCCGACGCAGCGACCCGTGCCCGCCAGTATCCGCACGAATTCTCCGGCGGCATGCTGCAGCGCGCGCTCATCGCCATCGGCCTGGCCTGCCGGCCTGATCTGCTGATCGCCGATGAACCCACCAGCGCCCTCGACGTCACCGTGCAGAAGAGGATTCTCGACCATCTGCACACCCTGACCGACGAACTTGGCACAGCAGTGCTCTTCATCACCCACGACTTGGGGCTGGCCGCCGAACGCGCCCAGCACATCGTCGTGATGTACAAGGGCCAGGTCGTCGAATCCGGTCCGTCGCTTGAGGTGCTCCAGCATCCGCAACATCCTTACACCAAGCGTCTGGTGGCTGCCGCGCCGTCGCTGGCTTCACAGCGCATCATCTCCGCCAAGGAGCACGGCGAAAACGCCGATTCCCTGATGGAGCATCATGTCAAGGGTGAGGAAACGCTTGAGAAAAGCGAGCACATCATCACGGTGAGCCACTTGACCAAGGAATTCAAGCTTCCGCGCAAGAAGGAAATGTTCAAGGCCGTCGACGACGTGTCGTTCTCGGTCAAGCGCGGCACCACGCTCGCGATTGTCGGCGAATCCGGTTCGGGCAAATCCACTGTGGCCAACATGGTGCTGAAGCTTTTGAAGCCTACTAGTGGCACGGTGACCTATGAAGGCAAGGACATCAGCGAGTTCGAAGGCAAATCGCTTCTGGACTTCCGCAGGCATGTGCAGCCGGTTTTCCAGAACCCGTACGGCTCACTTGATCCGATGTATTCGATTTACCGCTCCATCGAGGAGCCGCTGCGCATCCACAAGATTGGTGACAAGAAGAGCCGTGAGAAGCGCGTGCGCGAACTGCTTGACCTCGTGAAGATGCCACAGTCGGTGATGCAGCGCTACCCGAACGAGCTTTCCGGCGGCCAGCGTCAGCGCATCGCCGTCGCTCGCGCCATGGCGTTGAATCCCGATGTCATCGTCTGCGATGAAGCCGTTTCCGCTTTGGACGTGCTGGTGCAGGATCAGGTGCTGAGGCTTCTCAATGACTTGCAGGCTGAGCGTGGATTGAGCTACCTCTTTATCACCCACGATTTGGCCGTTGTTCGTCAGATCGCTGACGAGGTCGTGGTGATGCAGAAGGGCAAGCTCGTCGAGCACGCCACCACCGATGAGGTCTTCGAGCATCCTCAGAAGCAATACACCAAGGATCTGCTTGACGCGATTCCAGGCGGCCATCTGAAGCTTGGTTTGGACTGA
- a CDS encoding ABC transporter permease, translating to MSDKNTETTMANSRVLPGQERYVAPADAVKLQDVDSVDESAPATSMWADAWRTLRKNPLFIVAAILILCVIFVALFPGVFTRQNPNFCQLEHSLDKSSPGHPFGYDTQGCDVFTRTVYGTRTSLSVGILTTLLVMVVGSLIGALAGFFGGWIDAVLSRFTDIFMAIPLLLGAIVVLQMFRTSGSVWKIVLVLTLFGWTQTARISRGAVMETKNLEFNTASTALGSTPWRNLMRHILPNSMASIIVVTTTSLGTYIVSEATLSFLGIGLPSTTVSWGGDISNAQTILRTDPSVLFYPSAALAITVLAFIMMGDAVKDALDPKSRTA from the coding sequence ATGAGCGACAAGAATACAGAAACTACTATGGCCAATTCCCGTGTGCTTCCTGGGCAGGAACGTTATGTAGCCCCGGCGGACGCAGTGAAACTGCAGGATGTCGATTCGGTTGACGAATCCGCACCTGCCACCAGCATGTGGGCCGACGCGTGGAGGACGCTTCGCAAGAACCCGCTGTTCATCGTGGCGGCGATATTGATTCTCTGCGTCATCTTCGTGGCGCTGTTCCCGGGCGTCTTCACCCGCCAGAATCCCAACTTCTGCCAGCTGGAACATTCCCTCGACAAAAGCAGCCCCGGTCATCCCTTCGGCTATGACACTCAGGGTTGCGACGTCTTCACCCGCACCGTCTACGGCACCCGCACCTCGCTGAGTGTTGGCATCCTGACCACGCTTTTGGTCATGGTCGTTGGCTCGCTGATCGGCGCCCTCGCCGGCTTCTTCGGTGGTTGGATCGACGCGGTCCTGAGCCGTTTCACTGACATCTTCATGGCCATCCCTCTGCTGCTCGGCGCTATTGTGGTGCTGCAGATGTTCCGCACCTCCGGGTCGGTATGGAAGATTGTGCTGGTGTTGACGCTGTTCGGCTGGACGCAAACCGCGCGAATATCGCGAGGTGCAGTGATGGAAACCAAGAACCTTGAGTTCAACACGGCTTCCACCGCGCTCGGCTCCACGCCGTGGCGCAATCTGATGCGGCATATCCTGCCCAACTCGATGGCTTCGATCATCGTGGTGACCACCACCTCGCTTGGCACCTACATCGTTTCCGAAGCGACGCTGAGCTTCCTTGGTATCGGCTTGCCGAGCACCACCGTGAGTTGGGGCGGCGATATTTCCAACGCGCAGACCATCCTGCGCACCGATCCCTCGGTTCTCTTCTATCCGTCGGCCGCGCTGGCCATTACGGTGCTCGCCTTCATCATGATGGGCGATGCCGTCAAGGATGCGCTTGACCCCAAGAGCCGTACGGCGTGA
- a CDS encoding ABC transporter permease: MGKYLLRRILQMIPVVLGTTLLVYALVFALPGDPVKAMFGDKPVNAAVAAQIRAEYNLDKPFIIQYLLFLKNALTLNFGNTFAGQPVISEIGRAFPVTIKLALMAFVFEAVFGVVFGIISGLKKGKWYDSVILIVSLLLISVPTFVTGFLAQYFLGVKWRLLPVTAGNDPGFLDLLMPAVVLGSVSMAYIIRLTRSEVSSNIAEDYVRTARAKGMSNRSVIVRHVLRNSLIPVVTYLGQDLGALMSGAMISETIFNVHGIGFLTYQSILKGESNMVVSIVTLLTLIFVVCNLIVDMLYAALDPRIRYA; encoded by the coding sequence ATGGGCAAGTATCTTCTGCGCCGTATCCTGCAGATGATCCCCGTGGTTCTCGGCACAACATTGTTGGTCTACGCCCTTGTTTTCGCGCTTCCCGGCGACCCGGTGAAGGCGATGTTCGGCGACAAACCAGTCAATGCTGCGGTCGCAGCCCAGATTCGCGCGGAATATAACCTTGACAAGCCATTCATCATCCAGTACCTGCTGTTCCTGAAGAACGCGCTGACACTCAATTTCGGCAACACGTTCGCCGGTCAGCCGGTTATCAGCGAGATCGGCCGGGCCTTCCCGGTCACGATCAAGCTGGCGTTGATGGCGTTCGTTTTCGAAGCCGTTTTCGGTGTGGTCTTCGGTATCATTTCCGGTCTGAAAAAGGGGAAGTGGTACGATTCCGTCATCCTTATCGTCTCCCTGCTCCTGATTTCCGTGCCGACCTTCGTCACCGGCTTCCTGGCACAGTATTTCCTCGGTGTCAAATGGCGTTTGCTGCCGGTCACCGCTGGCAATGACCCCGGTTTCCTTGATTTGCTGATGCCGGCTGTGGTGCTCGGTTCCGTTTCGATGGCCTATATCATCAGGCTCACGCGTTCCGAAGTATCCTCGAACATCGCCGAGGATTACGTGCGTACCGCACGCGCCAAGGGCATGAGCAACCGGTCCGTCATCGTGCGCCACGTGCTGCGTAATTCGCTGATCCCCGTGGTTACCTATCTCGGCCAGGACCTCGGCGCGTTGATGAGCGGCGCGATGATTTCCGAGACGATCTTCAACGTGCACGGCATCGGGTTCCTGACCTATCAGAGCATCCTCAAAGGCGAAAGCAACATGGTGGTTTCCATCGTCACGCTGCTGACCTTGATATTCGTGGTATGCAACTTGATTGTCGATATGCTTTACGCGGCGCTTGACCCGCGTATCAGGTACGCGTGA
- a CDS encoding ABC transporter substrate-binding protein, translating into MKRRLLAVSAVLCSMGMLLAGCGSNGGSDSGQKDSKSVITAFDTEPQNPLIPGNTNESGGNRPDSLIFAGLVSFDAKGKASNEVAQSIEGNANSTQYTVKLKPGWKFSDGTPVTSKSFTKAWSYVANVKNAQKCSSFFSTIQGYDDLQKAGRLKGDEQLAGLKDVDDTTFTVTMSKPDATFPIKVGYLAFAPLPESFYKDPKAFGNAPVGNGPYKLESWNHNTEIRLVRNNLYKGNVKPKNDGVTFKIYTKVDSAYADVQGGNLDVLDTVPTADAKNFQTDANLQAYNQPGSVIQMFTIPSNLPHFVSGTEEGTLRRQAISKAIDRKGIIKKVLNGTGTQPVDFTSPKTPGFSKDLKGKDNLVYNAAQAKELWAKADAISKDNDKFTISYNTDGGYKAIYDAMINSIKNTLGIDASADPMPTFQEFRNAVDKRSIKGGFRSGWQPDYPSAENYLFQEYDSAAAHGNGSNDGDYSNQKFDALMDQAYAAPSTDAANAIYSQSQEILLNDLPAIPMYYDNAHGVASKSLKGLVADWENMPVYSQLHK; encoded by the coding sequence ATGAAGAGAAGACTGTTGGCGGTTTCCGCCGTGCTGTGTTCCATGGGTATGCTGCTCGCCGGTTGTGGCTCGAACGGCGGAAGCGATTCCGGGCAAAAGGACTCGAAAAGCGTCATCACGGCATTCGACACGGAGCCGCAGAACCCGCTGATACCAGGTAACACCAACGAATCCGGCGGCAACCGCCCGGATTCTCTGATTTTTGCGGGGTTGGTCTCCTTCGATGCCAAGGGCAAGGCCTCCAACGAGGTGGCCCAATCAATCGAAGGCAACGCGAACTCGACGCAATATACCGTCAAGCTCAAGCCGGGTTGGAAGTTCAGCGACGGCACGCCGGTGACCTCGAAGTCCTTCACGAAGGCGTGGAGCTACGTGGCCAATGTGAAGAACGCGCAAAAGTGCTCGTCCTTCTTCTCCACCATCCAGGGCTATGACGACCTGCAGAAGGCCGGCAGACTCAAGGGCGACGAGCAGCTCGCCGGTCTCAAGGACGTCGACGATACGACCTTCACCGTCACGATGTCGAAGCCGGACGCGACGTTCCCCATCAAGGTCGGCTACCTCGCCTTCGCGCCGCTGCCGGAGAGCTTTTATAAGGATCCCAAGGCGTTCGGCAACGCCCCTGTGGGCAACGGCCCGTACAAGCTGGAAAGCTGGAACCATAACACCGAAATCCGACTGGTGCGCAACAATCTCTACAAGGGCAACGTGAAGCCGAAGAACGACGGCGTCACATTCAAGATTTACACCAAGGTGGACTCCGCTTACGCCGATGTGCAGGGAGGCAACCTCGATGTACTCGACACCGTGCCCACGGCCGATGCCAAGAACTTCCAGACCGATGCGAACCTGCAGGCCTACAACCAGCCCGGTTCGGTGATTCAGATGTTCACCATTCCTTCGAACCTGCCGCATTTCGTTTCGGGCACCGAGGAAGGTACACTGCGACGTCAGGCCATTTCCAAGGCCATCGATCGAAAGGGGATCATCAAGAAGGTACTCAACGGCACGGGCACCCAGCCGGTCGATTTCACCTCGCCCAAGACCCCAGGATTCTCCAAGGATCTTAAGGGCAAAGACAACCTCGTCTACAACGCAGCCCAGGCCAAGGAGCTTTGGGCCAAGGCCGATGCCATCTCCAAGGACAACGACAAATTCACGATCTCCTACAACACCGACGGTGGCTACAAGGCCATTTACGACGCCATGATCAATTCCATCAAGAACACCCTGGGTATCGACGCCTCCGCCGACCCTATGCCGACCTTCCAGGAATTCCGCAACGCCGTCGACAAGCGCAGCATCAAAGGCGGCTTCCGTTCCGGCTGGCAGCCTGATTATCCTTCGGCCGAGAACTACCTGTTCCAGGAATATGATTCCGCCGCGGCCCACGGCAACGGTTCCAACGACGGGGACTACAGCAACCAGAAATTCGATGCGCTGATGGACCAAGCCTACGCGGCGCCTTCCACCGACGCGGCCAACGCCATCTACAGCCAGTCGCAGGAAATCCTTCTGAATGACCTTCCGGCGATTCCCATGTATTATGATAATGCTCACGGCGTGGCTTCAAAGAGTCTGAAGGGTCTGGTGGCCGATTGGGAAAATATGCCGGTATACAGCCAATTGCATAAATAA
- a CDS encoding ABC transporter substrate-binding protein yields MKKKGLALAAVVCSAAMLLSACGGSGSGSSSSSSSASKGDKDIISIFNTEPQNPLVPGNTNETGGGMVLRGLFSQLVRFDAKGNPVNDEAQSIKPNADGTQYTITLKPGLKFSDGTPVKAENFTKAWSYVANVKNAQKCSSFFSTIKGYKDLQKADSLKGDEQLSGLKVVNDTTFTVDLDSPDATFPVKVGYSGFAPLPDSFFKDPKAFGNKPVGNGPYKFDSWNHNTDIKIVKNPYYKGEDKPQNDGVDFKIYTKSSAAYADIQAGNLDGMNAIPPEDTKSFQTDSSVQAYNKPGSSIQQFTIPSDLPHFQAGTEEGTLRRQAISMSIDRNTIVKKVLNGTGEPAHEFTAPVIPGYSATLKGNENLKYNPKKAKELWTKANAISKDTDTLKLAYNSDGTSKPVFDAMVNSINNTLGSGVTATDPLPTFQEFRDAISNRKVKGGFRSGWMPDYPSAENYLVQNFSTSAGHGNGSNDGDYSNPKFDELTDKAYAAKSVDEANKYYQQAQEVLLNDLPAIPLYYMANDGVAAKGVKGFAIDWQSYPTFIQMHK; encoded by the coding sequence ATGAAGAAGAAAGGTCTGGCCCTCGCAGCTGTAGTCTGCTCGGCGGCCATGCTCCTGAGCGCTTGCGGTGGCTCCGGCTCCGGCTCGAGCTCTTCCTCGAGCTCAGCGTCCAAGGGTGACAAAGATATCATTTCCATCTTCAACACAGAACCTCAGAACCCTCTCGTTCCGGGCAATACCAACGAAACCGGCGGCGGCATGGTCTTGCGTGGCCTCTTCTCGCAGCTGGTTCGTTTCGATGCCAAAGGCAACCCCGTCAACGACGAAGCGCAGTCCATCAAGCCGAATGCTGACGGCACACAATATACGATCACGCTGAAGCCGGGTCTGAAGTTCAGCGATGGCACCCCGGTCAAGGCCGAAAACTTCACCAAGGCCTGGAGCTATGTCGCCAACGTGAAGAATGCTCAGAAGTGCTCTTCCTTCTTCTCCACCATCAAGGGTTACAAGGATCTTCAGAAGGCCGATTCGCTCAAGGGTGACGAACAGCTTTCCGGTCTGAAGGTCGTCAATGACACCACCTTCACCGTAGATCTGGATTCCCCGGACGCCACCTTCCCGGTCAAGGTCGGTTATTCCGGTTTCGCGCCGCTTCCTGATTCCTTCTTCAAGGATCCGAAGGCCTTCGGCAACAAGCCCGTCGGCAACGGTCCATACAAGTTCGATTCCTGGAATCACAACACCGACATCAAGATCGTCAAGAACCCCTATTACAAGGGTGAAGACAAGCCGCAGAACGATGGCGTTGATTTCAAGATCTACACCAAGTCCAGTGCTGCCTATGCCGATATTCAGGCCGGAAACCTTGACGGCATGAACGCCATCCCTCCAGAGGACACCAAGAGCTTCCAGACGGATTCCAGCGTGCAGGCCTACAACAAGCCGGGTTCCTCAATCCAGCAGTTCACCATTCCTTCCGACCTGCCTCATTTCCAGGCAGGCACTGAAGAAGGCACGCTGCGTCGTCAGGCCATCTCCATGTCCATCGATCGCAACACCATCGTCAAGAAGGTGCTCAACGGCACCGGCGAGCCCGCCCATGAGTTCACCGCCCCGGTGATCCCGGGCTATTCCGCAACGCTCAAAGGCAACGAGAACCTCAAGTACAACCCGAAGAAGGCCAAGGAACTGTGGACCAAGGCCAATGCCATTTCCAAGGACACCGATACGCTGAAGCTCGCCTACAACTCCGACGGCACTTCCAAGCCCGTCTTCGATGCGATGGTCAACTCCATCAACAACACCCTTGGTTCCGGAGTCACCGCAACGGATCCTCTGCCTACTTTCCAGGAATTCCGCGACGCCATCTCGAACCGCAAGGTCAAGGGCGGCTTCCGTTCCGGCTGGATGCCTGATTATCCGTCGGCCGAGAACTATCTGGTCCAGAACTTCTCGACTTCCGCAGGCCATGGCAATGGCTCCAACGACGGCGATTACAGCAACCCGAAGTTCGACGAGCTGACCGACAAGGCCTATGCTGCCAAGTCCGTCGACGAGGCGAACAAGTACTATCAGCAGGCTCAGGAAGTGCTTCTGAACGACCTGCCCGCCATCCCGCTCTATTACATGGCGAATGACGGTGTGGCCGCCAAGGGCGTCAAGGGCTTCGCCATCGATTGGCAGTCCTACCCGACCTTCATCCAGATGCACAAGTGA
- a CDS encoding tyrosine recombinase XerC — MGYRHYIDQFLAFLKANRGLSDNTVKAYRIDLLECLGFLADSGVAGLNDVGLEDLRGWMANESGDHARSSMARKTVAVRNFFAWADEHDIIATNPAATLMTPKIPQTLPTVLNESQAERLMDTVDADTGKKPKDEALALRNAAMVELLYATGIRVAELTGLDLGDVSFDTRTVRVTGKGDKQRVVPFGAPASRTLEAWLGSAGRPVLVKSRKQSAKSKRNTQGTRKSSETVGAGQGKTRTAKSQDSENALFLGARGARIDQRIVREVVHEKAEEAGVPDIGPHALRHSAATHLLDGGADLREVQEMLGHSSLKTTQRYTHVSIEQLKSRYKQAFPRA; from the coding sequence ATGGGATATCGGCATTATATAGATCAATTTCTCGCCTTCCTCAAGGCTAACCGGGGGCTTTCCGACAATACCGTGAAAGCCTACCGTATCGATTTATTGGAATGCTTGGGCTTTCTTGCCGATTCCGGCGTAGCCGGTTTGAACGATGTCGGACTTGAGGATTTGCGTGGCTGGATGGCGAACGAATCCGGGGACCATGCCCGCAGTTCCATGGCACGCAAGACCGTGGCGGTGCGTAACTTCTTCGCTTGGGCCGACGAGCACGACATCATCGCCACCAATCCTGCGGCAACGTTGATGACGCCGAAGATTCCGCAGACATTGCCGACTGTCTTGAACGAATCGCAGGCCGAGCGGCTGATGGACACTGTGGATGCTGATACAGGTAAGAAACCCAAGGACGAAGCGCTCGCCTTACGCAACGCTGCGATGGTTGAGCTACTCTATGCCACCGGCATTCGCGTGGCTGAGCTGACCGGGTTGGATTTGGGCGATGTCTCCTTCGATACGAGAACCGTTCGCGTCACTGGCAAGGGAGACAAGCAGCGCGTTGTTCCGTTCGGGGCACCGGCATCACGCACGCTGGAGGCTTGGCTAGGAAGTGCAGGTCGACCGGTACTTGTCAAGTCTCGAAAGCAATCTGCAAAATCCAAAAGGAATACTCAAGGAACAAGAAAATCCTCTGAAACCGTAGGGGCAGGCCAAGGAAAAACAAGAACGGCCAAGTCGCAAGATTCCGAAAATGCCCTCTTTCTCGGCGCTCGCGGGGCGCGCATCGACCAGCGCATCGTGCGCGAGGTGGTCCATGAAAAGGCCGAAGAGGCCGGCGTTCCCGACATCGGACCGCACGCCCTGCGACACAGCGCGGCGACCCATCTGCTCGACGGTGGCGCCGACCTGCGTGAGGTGCAGGAGATGCTTGGACACTCCTCGCTTAAGACCACGCAACGCTATACGCATGTCTCAATCGAGCAATTAAAATCACGCTATAAACAGGCTTTTCCGCGAGCATAA
- a CDS encoding DUF6725 family protein: MPLPKSIPAGARLMVRTLDGYDAQTGRRQFRDFIGHVRSWDGQTLSITRDPAANGSRPAQDVDIPQERIVALKPIPERKQRPCAKAGSTVKCDD, encoded by the coding sequence ATGCCACTGCCGAAATCGATTCCTGCCGGCGCAAGGCTCATGGTACGTACGTTGGACGGATACGACGCGCAGACCGGGCGCCGGCAGTTCCGCGATTTCATCGGCCATGTCCGCTCTTGGGATGGGCAAACGCTTTCCATCACCCGCGACCCAGCCGCCAACGGCTCACGTCCCGCCCAAGACGTCGATATTCCACAAGAGCGGATTGTAGCACTCAAACCAATCCCCGAACGCAAACAACGGCCATGCGCCAAGGCGGGATCAACCGTCAAATGTGATGACTGA
- a CDS encoding prephenate dehydrogenase/arogenate dehydrogenase family protein — MVKSVGIVGLGLIGGSLARRLAQRDVEVVAWNHNERPYDAARRDGITCVGSLEELAAAKPEVLFLCNPLKVMPEMLQRLAPVLDRETTTLSDVGSVKGMVRQQVEEAGLADCYVGAHPMAGTEFSGFAASDPAIYDEALWAISVDETTDYQRFLKVATLITGVVGNRIIVLNDTTHDRAAAMISHTPHVVSTAFINELSASPDRNIAAALAAGSWRDMTRVALTDPERTRAMIEEDADNVETLLRDLAARLTTFADDLQVHDDAALTRFFAAGQPFRDYKLRERESVESQESSRIGESHESGKPENDDTERIVISVPKSGWQQTFLDSARRGEHIVRFIQPWQVEVETRSAI, encoded by the coding sequence GTGGTGAAATCGGTCGGAATTGTCGGTCTTGGTCTTATCGGCGGTTCGCTGGCAAGGCGATTGGCCCAGCGCGATGTGGAAGTGGTGGCTTGGAATCACAACGAAAGGCCGTATGACGCGGCTCGCCGGGACGGGATTACCTGCGTGGGTTCGTTGGAGGAACTTGCCGCAGCCAAACCCGAGGTGCTTTTCCTGTGCAATCCGCTTAAGGTTATGCCCGAAATGTTGCAACGGCTCGCCCCGGTGCTCGACCGTGAGACGACCACGCTGAGCGATGTCGGCAGTGTCAAGGGGATGGTGCGGCAGCAGGTCGAAGAGGCCGGGCTTGCCGATTGCTATGTCGGGGCGCATCCAATGGCAGGTACCGAATTTTCCGGGTTTGCGGCCAGTGATCCGGCTATCTATGACGAGGCGCTGTGGGCTATTAGCGTTGACGAAACCACCGATTATCAGCGTTTCCTTAAGGTGGCGACGCTGATTACCGGTGTGGTCGGCAACCGCATCATCGTTCTTAACGACACGACGCACGACCGCGCCGCCGCCATGATTTCGCACACCCCGCATGTCGTTTCCACAGCGTTCATCAACGAACTGAGCGCCAGCCCCGACCGTAATATCGCTGCAGCGCTCGCTGCCGGTTCCTGGCGAGACATGACCCGCGTGGCCCTGACCGACCCTGAGCGCACCCGTGCGATGATTGAGGAGGACGCCGACAACGTCGAAACGTTGTTGCGCGATCTGGCCGCCCGTTTGACAACATTCGCCGACGACCTGCAAGTCCATGACGATGCCGCGCTGACACGCTTTTTCGCCGCCGGTCAGCCCTTCCGCGACTACAAACTGCGCGAACGCGAGTCCGTCGAATCCCAAGAATCCAGCAGAATCGGAGAATCGCACGAATCCGGAAAGCCGGAAAACGATGATACCGAGCGTATCGTTATTTCCGTACCCAAATCAGGCTGGCAGCAAACGTTCTTGGATTCTGCGCGTCGCGGAGAACACATCGTCCGTTTTATCCAGCCTTGGCAGGTCGAAGTAGAGACGCGTTCCGCCATTTAG
- a CDS encoding prephenate dehydratase domain-containing protein, with the protein MSNVNEKIDRDTSRQAETPVPHTLFFLGPQGSFTHQAAASAAETLSQGDYKIPLEARENVPAIIRDVEAGQGWGVIAWENSVEGYVVPNLDAVIDAKDLAGLSRLSVDIAFDAFVRADGDDNMLNSSENGHTPLREITAHPHGLAQCKKFAAAHDLTPVPASSNAAACRDVKPGQVALGPALCGKLYSLKTFEHNVQDFGGANTDFLVVAPRDDVRAVLQAYRQTDIVDFETIIAVIPLSTGPGVIAKLLDSVRDEGLNMTSLMSRPIKGHAGTYSFIITLDAAPWQANFSHLLHQIVAEGDWVKTLAVYPRGEHPNPPVDTWMLPQGGICRKRIHSSDVETKEERELLW; encoded by the coding sequence ATGAGTAATGTGAACGAAAAGATTGATCGTGATACATCGCGACAAGCCGAGACGCCGGTTCCGCACACCCTGTTTTTCCTTGGGCCGCAAGGATCATTCACCCATCAGGCGGCAGCGAGCGCAGCAGAGACGTTGAGCCAAGGCGACTATAAAATCCCGCTTGAGGCGCGTGAAAATGTGCCGGCCATCATCCGTGACGTCGAAGCCGGCCAGGGCTGGGGCGTCATTGCTTGGGAAAACAGCGTCGAAGGTTATGTCGTGCCGAATCTCGACGCGGTGATCGATGCGAAGGATTTGGCCGGGTTGAGCCGTTTGAGTGTGGATATTGCGTTCGATGCTTTCGTGCGGGCTGATGGTGACGATAATATGCTGAATTCCAGCGAAAACGGTCACACGCCGCTGCGCGAGATAACGGCGCATCCCCACGGCTTGGCGCAATGCAAGAAATTCGCCGCAGCACATGATCTGACACCGGTGCCTGCTTCTTCCAACGCCGCAGCGTGTCGCGACGTGAAACCTGGTCAAGTGGCGCTCGGGCCTGCGTTGTGTGGCAAATTATATAGTCTCAAAACGTTCGAACACAACGTTCAGGATTTCGGCGGGGCCAACACGGATTTTCTCGTGGTCGCTCCAAGAGACGACGTGCGTGCCGTTCTGCAAGCTTACCGGCAAACTGACATCGTCGATTTCGAGACAATCATTGCGGTGATTCCGTTGAGCACCGGCCCCGGCGTCATCGCCAAACTGCTCGATTCGGTGCGAGACGAAGGACTGAACATGACCAGCCTCATGTCGCGGCCGATCAAAGGCCACGCTGGCACCTACAGCTTCATCATCACGCTCGATGCCGCGCCTTGGCAGGCCAATTTCAGCCATCTGCTCCACCAGATTGTTGCCGAGGGGGATTGGGTCAAGACCCTGGCCGTCTACCCGCGCGGCGAGCATCCGAACCCGCCGGTGGACACGTGGATGCTGCCGCAGGGCGGAATATGCCGAAAACGTATTCATTCGAGCGATGTAGAGACGAAAGAGGAAAGGGAATTGTTGTGGTGA